GCGAAATAAATCTTATTTTTGTTTTGTATTAAAAAATAATGATCATGACGGAAGAATCGAAAATGATTTTGGAAGATACCAAAGAAAGTATGGAAAAAGCTGTACAACACTTGGAAAGTGCTTTTAAAAAAATACGTGCCGGCAAAGCAAGTCCACAAATGTTATTAGGAGTAAAAGTTGATTTTTATGGTTCATTAACTCCTATTGAACAGATGGCAAATATTTCTACTCCCGATCCGCGTCAGATTGTTGTTCAGCCTTGGGATAAAAGTACTTTAGCTCCTATTGAAAAAGCTATTATGAATGCTAACTTAGGGTTTAATCCCCAAAATGATGGTGAGCTGATTAGAATTATGGTTCCGCCTTTAACAGAAGAGCGCAGGCTTGATTTGGTAAGAACAGCTAAAAATGAAACTGAAAGTTCTAAAATTACAATTCGAAATATTCGAAGATCGGCAAACGATATGGCTAAAAGCCTGAAAGATGAAGGTGTTTCGGAAGATGAAATAAAAGATGTAGAAGGCGAAATACAAGAATTAACCAATACTTTTACAGCTAAAACTGATGCGCTTTGCTCTGAAAAAGAAAAAGAAATTATTACAATTTAATTTAGAAAATTTCAGATTGTTAACCCGATAGGTCTCTGATTTATCGGGTTTTTTATTGCACTGCAAAATAAGCTTCCAATTCTTTCAAAGTATCTTTTCCTGTTTCAATATCGTGAACAATATCGCCTTGATGCAAGACAACAATTCGTTTGCAAACTTCCGTTACATGGTTTAAATCGTGACTGGAAATCAACATAGTTACTTGCTTTTCTTCTTGTAATTCCTTGAGTAATTTCTTTAAACGAAACTGTGTTGTTGGATCTAGACTTGAGAATGGTTCATCAAGAATAAGAATTTCAGGATTTGTCATAATTGCAGCTGAAATACCAACCTTCTTCTGATTTCCTTTTGAAAGATCACGAATGTATTTTTTATGCCCTAATATCTCGCCATTGAAAAGATCTTCGAAGGAAACCATAAATTCTTCAATTTCTTGTTGGGAGAGTTTGTTTATTTTTCCCACAAACTGAAAATATTCTTCAGGAGTTAAATAATCGATTAAAAATCCTTCATCGAGATAAGAGCCTGTATAATCTTTCCAATGTTCTGATCCGGCTGTTG
This sequence is a window from Bacteroidales bacterium. Protein-coding genes within it:
- the frr gene encoding ribosome recycling factor, producing the protein MTEESKMILEDTKESMEKAVQHLESAFKKIRAGKASPQMLLGVKVDFYGSLTPIEQMANISTPDPRQIVVQPWDKSTLAPIEKAIMNANLGFNPQNDGELIRIMVPPLTEERRLDLVRTAKNETESSKITIRNIRRSANDMAKSLKDEGVSEDEIKDVEGEIQELTNTFTAKTDALCSEKEKEIITI
- a CDS encoding ABC transporter ATP-binding protein, with protein sequence MIKVNDLTKAYGGETVLNIPTLTITKGESFGLVGNNGAGKTTFFRLILDLIRGNSGTVLSKDIATAGSEHWKDYTGSYLDEGFLIDYLTPEEYFQFVGKINKLSQQEIEEFMVSFEDLFNGEILGHKKYIRDLSKGNQKKVGISAAIMTNPEILILDEPFSSLDPTTQFRLKKLLKELQEEKQVTMLISSHDLNHVTEVCKRIVVLHQGDIVHDIETGKDTLKELEAYFAVQ